One Leclercia pneumoniae genomic region harbors:
- a CDS encoding FliC/FljB family flagellin — protein MAQVINTNSLSLLTQNNLNKSQSSLSSAIERLSSGLRINSAKDDAAGQAIANRFSSNIRGLTQASRNANDGISIAQTTEGALNEINNNLQRVRELTVQAGNDTNSGSDLSSIQDEITARLAEIDRVSDQTQFNGKKVLSETQSLKIQVGANDNETITIDLKEVTAEKLGLKGFNVAPFAPKTLAGDDFTKAFGKDAGVTTATFAEKTAGDFASQLGVAAGSVKFDGTAITKDSSGNLYAKVNIKAADDTELAKLKGQGLDVTKTADTSFYVALKAGDADTTTAAGTAAFKLDTSTLSATDLKAVVTATKNPLDAIDKALSQIDQQRSSLGAIQNRFESAVTNLGNTVNNLSSARSRIEDSDYATEVSNMSRAQILQQAGTSVLAQANQTTQNVLSLLR, from the coding sequence ATGGCACAAGTTATCAATACTAACAGCCTGTCGCTGTTGACCCAAAATAATCTGAACAAATCTCAGTCATCCCTGAGCTCTGCTATTGAGCGTCTGTCTTCTGGTCTGCGTATCAACAGCGCTAAAGATGATGCTGCTGGCCAGGCGATTGCTAACCGTTTCAGCTCAAATATCAGAGGCCTGACTCAGGCTTCTCGTAACGCCAACGATGGTATCTCAATTGCACAAACTACTGAAGGTGCACTTAATGAGATTAATAATAACTTACAGCGTGTACGTGAGCTGACTGTTCAGGCTGGAAATGATACCAACTCTGGTTCAGATTTGTCTTCAATTCAGGACGAAATTACAGCGCGTTTAGCTGAAATTGATCGTGTTTCTGATCAGACTCAATTCAACGGGAAAAAAGTACTCAGCGAAACCCAGAGTTTGAAAATCCAGGTTGGTGCAAACGATAATGAAACTATTACAATTGATTTGAAAGAAGTCACAGCAGAGAAATTAGGTTTGAAAGGTTTTAATGTCGCACCTTTCGCACCCAAAACACTTGCCGGTGATGATTTCACTAAAGCATTCGGAAAAGATGCAGGTGTTACAACAGCCACATTTGCAGAAAAAACGGCTGGCGATTTCGCTAGTCAACTCGGTGTTGCTGCAGGTAGTGTTAAATTTGATGGCACTGCTATTACAAAAGATAGCAGTGGTAATCTTTACGCAAAAGTTAACATCAAAGCAGCCGATGATACTGAACTTGCAAAATTAAAGGGTCAAGGGTTAGATGTTACGAAAACAGCGGATACCTCTTTCTATGTGGCTTTGAAAGCCGGTGATGCGGATACTACAACAGCTGCGGGTACTGCTGCTTTCAAGTTGGATACATCTACATTATCTGCGACTGATCTCAAAGCAGTTGTTACTGCAACTAAAAACCCTTTGGACGCTATTGATAAAGCTTTATCTCAGATTGACCAGCAACGTAGTTCACTGGGTGCAATTCAAAACCGTTTTGAATCGGCTGTTACAAACCTTGGCAATACTGTAAACAACTTGTCTTCTGCACGTAGCCGTATCGAAGATTCTGACTATGCTACAGAAGTGTCTAACATGTCTCGTGCACAGATCCTGCAACAAGCGGGTACTTCTGTTCTGGCGCAGGCTAACCAGACTACTCAGAACGTGCTGTCCCTGCTGCGTTAA
- a CDS encoding phase 1 flagellin transcriptional repressor produces the protein MNDISYGREAENWPREYSMLARRIQFLRFNDYPVKLVSSNGQSIVGYISKFNQKENVILASDEAKGCNRVEVKLEFLASLEELSIGENLTARLIAADVFNVQPCEPTRKDFFSICNKCFKQGVGIKVHMLDGRILIGETTGVNACQVGMIRPNGNHMQVMFDWVSRITSSDYFD, from the coding sequence ATGAATGATATCTCATATGGTCGAGAAGCGGAAAACTGGCCCCGAGAATATTCTATGCTTGCTCGCAGGATACAATTTCTACGCTTTAATGATTATCCGGTGAAGCTGGTAAGCAGCAATGGGCAATCAATAGTTGGTTATATTTCAAAGTTTAACCAGAAAGAAAATGTAATTTTGGCATCTGATGAGGCCAAGGGATGCAATCGAGTTGAAGTCAAACTTGAGTTTCTCGCATCACTTGAAGAATTGTCGATTGGCGAAAATTTAACCGCAAGACTTATTGCTGCTGATGTTTTTAATGTTCAGCCATGTGAACCAACAAGGAAAGACTTTTTCTCTATCTGCAATAAGTGTTTCAAACAAGGGGTGGGTATAAAAGTACATATGCTAGATGGGCGCATTCTGATAGGGGAGACGACAGGCGTTAATGCTTGTCAGGTCGGAATGATTAGACCTAATGGCAACCATATGCAGGTCATGTTTGATTGGGTCAGCAGAATAACATCTTCAGATTATTTCGATTAA
- the garL gene encoding 2-dehydro-3-deoxyglucarate aldolase: MSNDIFPNKFKAALAAKEIQIGCWSALASPISTEVLGLAGFDWLVLDGEHAPNDITTFIPQLMALKGSHSAPVVRVPTNEPVIIKRLLDIGFYNFLIPFVESEEEAVQAVASTRYPPEGIRGVSVSHRANMFGTVPDYLAQSNKNITILVQIESQQGVDNLDAIAATDGVDGIFVGPSDLAAAFGHLGNANHPDVQRAIQHIFARAKAHGKPCGILAPVEADARRYLEWGATFVAVGSDLGVFRSATQKLADSFKK; encoded by the coding sequence ATGAGTAACGATATCTTCCCGAACAAATTCAAAGCTGCGCTGGCGGCAAAAGAGATTCAAATCGGCTGCTGGTCTGCCCTGGCGAGCCCCATCAGCACCGAAGTGCTGGGCCTGGCAGGTTTCGACTGGCTGGTACTGGACGGCGAACATGCCCCGAACGATATCACCACCTTTATTCCTCAGCTGATGGCGCTGAAGGGAAGCCACAGTGCACCGGTCGTGCGCGTGCCGACCAACGAGCCTGTGATCATCAAGCGCCTGCTGGATATCGGGTTTTACAACTTCCTGATTCCGTTTGTGGAGAGCGAAGAAGAGGCGGTGCAGGCGGTGGCCTCTACCCGTTACCCGCCGGAGGGGATCCGTGGCGTATCGGTTTCTCATCGCGCCAACATGTTTGGCACCGTGCCGGACTACTTAGCGCAGTCCAACAAAAACATCACCATCCTGGTACAGATTGAAAGCCAGCAGGGGGTGGATAACCTGGACGCTATCGCCGCCACCGACGGTGTAGACGGTATCTTTGTCGGGCCAAGCGATCTGGCCGCCGCTTTTGGTCACCTGGGTAATGCCAACCACCCGGACGTACAGCGTGCTATTCAGCATATTTTTGCCCGCGCCAAGGCACACGGTAAGCCGTGCGGCATTTTGGCGCCGGTTGAGGCTGATGCCCGTCGCTATCTGGAGTGGGGCGCAACCTTTGTCGCCGTAGGCAGTGACCTGGGCGTATTCCGTTCCGCCACGCAGAAATTAGCGGATTCCTTTAAAAAATAA
- the garR gene encoding 2-hydroxy-3-oxopropionate reductase yields the protein MTMKVGFIGLGIMGKPMSKNLIKAGYSLVVADRNPDAIADVIAAGAETAASAKAIAEQCDVIITMLPNSPHVKEVALGEGGIIEGAKPGLVVIDMSSIAPLASREISEALKAKGVDMLDAPVSGGEPKAIDGTLSVMVGGDKAIFDKYYDLMKAMAGSVVHTGEIGAGNVTKLANQVIVALNIAAMSEALSLATKAGVNPDLVYQAIRGGLAGSTVLDAKAPMVMDRNFKPGFRIDLHIKDLANALDTSHGVGAQLPLTAAVMEMMQALRADGLGTADHSAIACYYEKLAKVEITR from the coding sequence ATGACGATGAAAGTTGGTTTTATTGGCCTGGGTATCATGGGTAAACCAATGAGTAAAAACCTCATCAAAGCAGGTTACTCACTGGTGGTTGCTGACCGTAATCCCGACGCTATTGCGGATGTGATTGCCGCCGGGGCAGAAACAGCCGCCTCTGCGAAAGCCATTGCAGAGCAGTGCGATGTGATTATCACGATGCTGCCAAACTCCCCGCACGTAAAAGAGGTGGCGCTGGGTGAAGGCGGCATTATTGAAGGGGCGAAGCCGGGCCTGGTGGTCATTGATATGAGTTCTATCGCCCCGCTGGCGAGCCGCGAAATCAGCGAAGCGCTGAAGGCGAAAGGCGTAGATATGCTGGATGCGCCGGTCAGCGGCGGTGAACCGAAAGCGATCGACGGCACCCTGTCCGTGATGGTGGGCGGCGATAAAGCGATCTTCGACAAATATTATGACCTGATGAAAGCGATGGCGGGCTCCGTGGTTCATACCGGCGAAATCGGTGCCGGTAACGTGACCAAGCTGGCGAACCAGGTGATCGTCGCGCTGAACATCGCCGCGATGTCCGAAGCGCTGAGCCTGGCAACCAAAGCAGGAGTTAACCCGGACCTGGTCTATCAGGCAATTCGTGGCGGCCTGGCGGGCAGTACCGTGCTGGATGCGAAGGCACCTATGGTGATGGATCGTAACTTCAAGCCTGGCTTCCGTATCGATCTGCATATCAAAGATCTGGCGAACGCGCTGGATACCTCTCATGGCGTAGGGGCGCAGCTGCCGCTCACCGCAGCGGTTATGGAGATGATGCAGGCGCTGCGTGCAGATGGACTGGGCACGGCGGATCACAGCGCAATTGCATGCTATTACGAAAAACTGGCGAAAGTGGAAATCACGCGCTAA
- the garK gene encoding glycerate 2-kinase, whose protein sequence is MKIVIAPDSYKESLSATEVAQAIEKGFREIFPDAEYVTVPVADGGEGTVEAMIAATNGALQHAAVTGPLGETVNACWGISGDGTTAFIEMAAASGLALVPPAQRNPLTTTSRGTGELILAALDKGARNIIIGIGGSATNDGGAGMVQALGARLVDANGTDIGYGGGSLVALNHIDTSGLDPRLKHCAIRVACDVTNPLVGETGASRIFGPQKGATEAMIVELDTNLEHFADVIKASLRIDVKNMPGAGAAGGMGAALTAFLGAELRSGIEIVTQALHLEEHIHDCTLVVTGEGRLDSQSIHGKVPVGVASVAKKYHKPVIGIAGSLTRDVAVVHQYGIDAVFSVLNSIGTLEEAFRNASDNIYRASRNVAATLRVGMHTRG, encoded by the coding sequence ATGAAAATCGTAATTGCCCCTGACTCTTACAAAGAAAGTCTCTCCGCTACCGAGGTAGCGCAGGCAATAGAAAAAGGATTTCGGGAAATTTTCCCCGACGCAGAATATGTCACTGTTCCGGTCGCCGACGGCGGCGAAGGCACGGTTGAAGCGATGATCGCCGCCACTAACGGCGCGCTACAGCACGCTGCCGTCACCGGGCCACTGGGTGAAACGGTGAATGCCTGCTGGGGTATCTCTGGCGATGGCACCACGGCTTTTATCGAGATGGCGGCGGCCAGCGGCCTGGCGCTGGTGCCTCCGGCACAACGTAACCCCTTAACAACCACCTCTCGCGGTACCGGGGAGCTGATCCTCGCTGCGCTGGATAAAGGGGCGCGTAATATCATTATTGGCATCGGTGGCAGTGCCACTAACGACGGCGGCGCGGGCATGGTCCAGGCACTGGGGGCCCGGCTGGTGGATGCTAATGGCACCGACATTGGTTATGGCGGCGGAAGCCTGGTGGCGCTGAATCATATTGATACCAGCGGCCTCGACCCGCGCCTGAAGCATTGCGCTATCCGCGTGGCCTGTGACGTGACCAACCCGCTGGTGGGGGAGACGGGCGCCTCGAGGATTTTCGGCCCACAGAAAGGGGCGACGGAGGCGATGATTGTCGAGCTGGATACCAATCTTGAGCACTTCGCCGACGTGATTAAAGCATCGCTGCGTATCGACGTGAAAAATATGCCGGGTGCCGGCGCGGCAGGCGGTATGGGCGCGGCGCTGACCGCCTTCCTTGGTGCGGAACTGCGTAGCGGCATCGAAATTGTCACCCAGGCTCTGCATCTGGAAGAACATATCCACGATTGTACGCTGGTAGTCACTGGGGAAGGGCGCCTCGACAGCCAGAGTATTCACGGCAAAGTGCCGGTGGGCGTGGCAAGCGTGGCCAAAAAATATCATAAACCGGTGATTGGTATCGCCGGCAGTCTGACCCGCGACGTCGCGGTGGTGCATCAGTATGGTATCGATGCCGTATTCAGCGTGCTGAACAGTATTGGGACGCTGGAAGAGGCCTTCCGTAACGCATCGGATAATATTTATCGCGCTTCGCGCAATGTTGCCGCCACCTTAAGGGTGGGGATGCACACGCGAGGGTGA
- the garD gene encoding galactarate dehydratase has product MADIEIRQESPTAFYIKVHDTDNVAIIVNDYGLKAGTRFPDGLELIEHIPQGHKVALVDIPAKGEIVRYGEVIGYAVRAIPQGSWIDESLVELPKAPPLNTLPLATRVPEPLPPLEGYTFEGYRNADGSVGTKNLLGISTSVHCVAGVVDYVVKIIERDLLPKYPNVDGVVGLNHLYGCGVAINAPAAIVPIRTIHNIALNPNFGGEVMVIGLGCEKLQPEKLLMGTEDVQAIPVDDASIVRLQDEQHVGFRSMVDDILQVAERHLAKLNQRQRETCPASELVVGTQCGGSDAFSGVTANPAVGYASDLFVRCGATVMFSEVTEVRDAIHLLTPRAVNEEVGKRLLEEMAWYDNYLDMGKTDRSANPSPGNKKGGLANVVEKALGSIAKSGQSAIVEVLSPGQRPTKRGLIYAATPASDFVCGTQQVASGITVQVFTTGRGTPYGLMAVPVIKMATRTELANRWFDLMDINAGTIATGEESIEDVGWKLFHFILDVASGRKKTFSDQWGLHNQLAVFNPAPVT; this is encoded by the coding sequence ATGGCCGACATCGAAATTCGTCAAGAGTCGCCGACGGCGTTTTATATAAAGGTGCATGACACCGATAACGTGGCGATTATTGTTAACGATTATGGGTTAAAAGCAGGAACCCGCTTCCCGGACGGACTAGAGCTGATTGAGCATATCCCGCAGGGACATAAGGTGGCGCTGGTGGATATTCCGGCGAAAGGCGAAATTGTTCGTTACGGTGAAGTTATTGGCTACGCGGTGCGTGCTATTCCACAGGGCAGCTGGATCGATGAATCACTGGTCGAACTGCCAAAAGCCCCACCGCTGAATACCCTGCCGCTGGCGACCCGCGTGCCGGAGCCGCTGCCGCCGCTCGAGGGTTACACCTTTGAAGGCTACCGCAACGCAGACGGCAGCGTAGGTACAAAAAATCTGCTCGGCATTAGCACCAGCGTACACTGCGTAGCAGGCGTGGTGGATTATGTAGTGAAAATCATTGAGCGTGATCTCCTGCCCAAATACCCGAACGTCGATGGCGTGGTAGGACTTAACCACCTGTACGGCTGCGGCGTGGCGATCAACGCCCCGGCGGCCATCGTCCCCATCCGGACGATTCATAACATCGCCCTGAACCCCAACTTCGGCGGCGAGGTGATGGTCATCGGGCTCGGCTGTGAAAAACTGCAGCCAGAAAAACTGCTGATGGGCACCGAAGATGTGCAGGCTATTCCGGTGGATGACGCCAGTATCGTGCGTCTGCAGGACGAGCAGCACGTAGGCTTCCGTTCGATGGTCGACGACATTTTACAGGTGGCCGAACGCCATCTGGCGAAACTTAATCAACGCCAGCGTGAAACATGTCCGGCTTCCGAGCTGGTTGTGGGTACCCAGTGCGGCGGCAGCGATGCGTTTTCAGGCGTGACCGCGAACCCGGCGGTCGGCTACGCCTCGGACCTGTTTGTACGCTGCGGCGCCACGGTAATGTTCTCTGAGGTCACGGAAGTGCGTGACGCAATCCATCTGCTGACCCCACGCGCCGTCAATGAAGAGGTGGGTAAACGTCTGCTGGAAGAGATGGCCTGGTACGACAACTATCTTGATATGGGTAAAACCGACCGCAGCGCTAACCCCTCTCCGGGCAACAAAAAAGGCGGCCTGGCAAACGTGGTGGAGAAAGCCCTCGGCTCGATTGCCAAATCTGGCCAGAGCGCCATTGTGGAAGTGTTGTCCCCGGGTCAGCGCCCAACCAAACGTGGTCTGATCTACGCAGCGACCCCGGCGAGCGACTTCGTCTGCGGCACGCAGCAGGTGGCCTCCGGTATCACCGTACAGGTGTTCACCACCGGACGCGGCACCCCGTACGGCCTGATGGCGGTTCCGGTGATCAAGATGGCCACCCGCACCGAGTTAGCAAACCGCTGGTTTGACTTAATGGATATCAACGCTGGCACCATCGCTACCGGTGAAGAGAGCATTGAGGATGTGGGCTGGAAGCTGTTCCACTTTATTCTTGATGTGGCGAGCGGCCGTAAGAAAACCTTCTCTGACCAGTGGGGCTTGCACAATCAACTGGCGGTGTTTAACCCGGCGCCGGTTACCTGA
- a CDS encoding recombinase family protein translates to MSRTFAYCRVSTSEQTTENQIMAIRQAGYDVLDNRVVSEVVSGGVQAMQRKAFADMINHKLETGDRLVVLKLDRLGRDNIDVQQTITMLMDEGIDVVSLDLPTHNLASAEGKLMLQMFSAFAEFEKSRIVERTKEGLERAKKEGKKLGRPVATETRKRVQEARASGLSQAKAVTALGLSLPTIKRHWNILS, encoded by the coding sequence ATGAGCCGAACTTTTGCATATTGTCGTGTGTCCACCAGCGAGCAGACCACAGAAAACCAAATCATGGCGATTCGTCAGGCTGGCTATGATGTGCTCGATAATCGTGTTGTCTCGGAGGTTGTGTCCGGTGGTGTACAGGCAATGCAGCGTAAAGCCTTTGCCGATATGATCAATCATAAGCTGGAGACTGGTGATAGGTTGGTCGTCCTCAAGCTTGATCGCTTAGGCCGTGACAACATCGATGTACAGCAAACTATCACAATGTTGATGGATGAAGGTATCGATGTTGTATCGTTAGACCTACCAACACATAACCTTGCCAGCGCCGAAGGAAAGTTGATGCTTCAAATGTTTTCAGCTTTTGCGGAGTTCGAAAAATCTCGTATCGTGGAACGCACCAAAGAGGGGCTAGAGCGTGCGAAGAAGGAAGGTAAGAAGTTAGGTCGCCCGGTTGCTACAGAGACGCGTAAGCGCGTACAGGAAGCTAGAGCAAGCGGATTGAGCCAAGCTAAGGCTGTTACCGCTTTAGGATTGAGTCTGCCGACAATCAAACGACATTGGAACATTTTAAGTTAG
- the garP gene encoding galactarate/glucarate/glycerate transporter GarP produces the protein MSLDTAVETKKGIHTRHLILLIIFIVTAVNYADRATLSIAGTEVAKELQLSAVSMGYIFSAFGWAYLLMQIPGGWLLDKFGSKKVYTYSLFFWSLFTFLQGFVDMFPLAWAGVSMFFMRFMLGFSEAPSFPANARIVAAWFPTKERGTASAIFNSAQYFSLALFSPLLGWLTFAWGWEHVFTVMGVIGFVLTGMWVKFIHNPTDHPRMSAEELKFISENGAVVDMDHKKPGDKAANGPKLHYIKQLLTNRMMLGVFFGQYFINTITWFFLTWFPIYLVQEKGMSILKVGLVASIPALCGFAGGVLGGVFSDHLIKRGMSLTLARKLPIVLGMLLASTIILCNYTNNTTLVVMLMALAFFGKGFGALGWPVISDTAPKEIVGLCGGVFNVFGNVASIVTPLVIGYLVSELHSFNAALVFVGCSALMAMVCYLFVVGDIKRMELQK, from the coding sequence ATGAGCCTGGATACTGCTGTAGAAACGAAAAAGGGTATTCATACCCGTCATTTAATATTGCTGATTATTTTTATTGTGACTGCGGTTAACTACGCTGACCGCGCGACCTTATCGATTGCCGGGACGGAAGTGGCAAAGGAGCTGCAGTTAAGTGCCGTGTCGATGGGATACATCTTCTCCGCATTCGGCTGGGCTTATCTGCTGATGCAGATCCCGGGCGGCTGGCTGCTGGATAAGTTTGGCTCCAAAAAAGTCTATACCTACAGTCTGTTCTTCTGGTCCCTGTTTACCTTCCTACAGGGCTTTGTCGATATGTTCCCGCTGGCCTGGGCCGGTGTGTCGATGTTCTTCATGCGCTTTATGCTCGGCTTCTCGGAAGCGCCCTCCTTCCCGGCAAACGCCCGTATCGTGGCTGCCTGGTTCCCGACCAAAGAGCGTGGCACCGCATCGGCGATCTTTAACTCTGCGCAGTACTTCTCGCTGGCGCTGTTCTCCCCGCTGCTGGGCTGGTTGACCTTTGCCTGGGGCTGGGAACATGTCTTTACCGTTATGGGTGTCATTGGCTTTGTGCTGACCGGCATGTGGGTGAAGTTCATTCACAACCCGACCGACCATCCGCGCATGTCTGCTGAAGAGCTGAAATTCATCTCTGAGAATGGCGCCGTGGTCGATATGGATCACAAAAAGCCCGGCGACAAAGCAGCGAATGGTCCAAAGCTGCATTATATCAAGCAGTTATTGACTAACCGCATGATGCTGGGCGTCTTTTTTGGTCAATACTTTATCAACACCATTACCTGGTTTTTCCTCACCTGGTTCCCTATCTACCTGGTGCAGGAGAAGGGGATGTCGATTCTGAAGGTGGGCCTGGTCGCCTCCATCCCTGCGCTGTGTGGTTTTGCCGGTGGTGTTCTGGGCGGTGTGTTCTCGGATCACCTGATTAAACGCGGTATGTCACTGACGCTGGCACGTAAATTACCTATCGTGCTCGGGATGCTGCTGGCCTCGACCATCATTCTGTGTAACTACACCAATAACACCACTCTGGTGGTGATGCTGATGGCGCTGGCATTCTTTGGAAAAGGCTTTGGCGCGCTGGGCTGGCCCGTTATCTCCGATACCGCGCCGAAAGAGATTGTCGGCCTGTGCGGTGGGGTATTCAACGTATTCGGTAACGTAGCGTCAATCGTCACTCCGCTGGTGATTGGCTATCTGGTAAGTGAGCTGCATTCGTTTAACGCGGCGCTGGTCTTCGTAGGCTGTTCGGCGCTGATGGCGATGGTCTGCTACCTGTTCGTGGTAGGCGACATCAAACGTATGGAATTGCAGAAATAA
- a CDS encoding YagK/YfjJ domain-containing protein: protein MQQSVLSLPQSINLLTSHRDNGHYTLVHSSTYLHDGLTYALNHDPLSKLSHPIRKEIIDRFIDQLQAMLTHYDELYGFRFDLSVPEGMPVAESNRLISDLFTRLRGEFTAKAWNNQPIKKFGYGWVREKEKSKQVHYHCWIALPYFQVRTAGFGDKGMIGRISRIWSELTSGVSRVHLPDGRYRIKRGDHDSLVDMVERISYLAKNRGKYSNGKGQQTFSASRVKFKTARILH from the coding sequence ATGCAGCAATCTGTTTTATCTTTACCCCAATCCATCAATTTACTGACATCTCACCGTGATAACGGTCATTACACTCTGGTCCATTCCTCAACCTATCTTCACGATGGTCTGACCTATGCGCTTAACCATGACCCGTTAAGCAAGCTAAGCCACCCAATACGAAAAGAAATTATCGATCGATTCATCGATCAGCTACAAGCTATGCTCACGCATTATGACGAACTGTACGGATTCCGCTTTGATTTATCTGTACCTGAAGGAATGCCCGTTGCTGAAAGCAACAGATTGATTAGCGATCTGTTTACCCGTCTGCGTGGTGAATTCACAGCAAAGGCTTGGAATAACCAACCAATTAAAAAATTCGGATATGGTTGGGTTAGGGAAAAAGAAAAGTCTAAGCAAGTTCATTACCACTGCTGGATTGCTCTGCCATACTTTCAAGTCAGAACAGCGGGATTTGGCGATAAGGGAATGATTGGGCGTATCAGTCGAATCTGGTCAGAACTCACGAGTGGCGTTTCCCGTGTTCATCTTCCTGATGGTCGATACAGAATCAAAAGAGGTGACCATGACTCGTTGGTGGATATGGTAGAAAGAATCTCATATCTTGCCAAGAATCGCGGGAAGTATTCTAATGGTAAAGGGCAGCAAACATTCTCAGCTTCGAGGGTAAAATTTAAGACGGCTAGAATACTTCATTAA
- a CDS encoding site-specific integrase — protein sequence MKKLEQKDIDDYLLSIQVAFYSAAKKIPTTVRKRLRSSTSLTYEKSNVTLLGEVLGDTFTTDGPALSEDSVIERLSRQYDITGMAEEIDYIASEYDLMWKHYCDAHVAFLDSRHSEYRQILSSLRPENDYAPAVVDKSEKPLASELTLSQAWKGFLEFKSDWKPKIRQGNEKYFEVIEAVLGAETLVTSITRRDIKNLLEVVEGLPRQNKKPYNRMGAQQCLDLDEVPEDDLVSSKTVKDYLKLCQGLFSTYLTGELDVLESSPTNNVKYESKSKGYGVYSQTEMRKLVTHFETLDGWKKWGFLLLAYTGARRSEIANLKVSDVRLDDDSQRYYIMIEDSKTEAGIRQVPISLRLIDMGFLNYLEGKHRSDKLFPEISYSNQVTRIFHAIRDNLEINYLNDFKERRIVHSFRHTFITEALSKNNALTLVQQTVGHEHSGHKETQTYTGRMRISDLISVIDSIDWI from the coding sequence ATGAAGAAATTAGAACAAAAAGACATTGATGATTATTTGCTCAGTATTCAGGTGGCTTTTTATTCCGCCGCAAAAAAAATTCCAACAACTGTACGTAAGAGACTACGAAGCTCGACTTCATTAACTTATGAAAAAAGTAACGTCACCCTCTTAGGGGAGGTGCTTGGTGATACTTTCACAACTGATGGTCCAGCTTTGTCGGAAGACTCTGTTATTGAACGTCTTAGCAGGCAGTATGACATTACAGGCATGGCGGAGGAGATCGATTATATAGCCTCGGAATATGACCTCATGTGGAAACATTATTGTGATGCACATGTAGCCTTTCTTGATTCCCGACATTCTGAATATCGGCAGATCCTTAGCTCTTTGCGACCAGAGAATGACTACGCTCCCGCTGTGGTCGATAAATCTGAAAAACCATTGGCCTCCGAACTGACACTATCTCAGGCATGGAAGGGATTTCTTGAGTTCAAGTCAGACTGGAAACCTAAGATTCGGCAAGGCAATGAAAAATATTTCGAAGTAATTGAGGCTGTTCTGGGGGCTGAAACACTAGTTACGAGCATTACCCGTCGTGATATTAAAAATTTGCTTGAAGTTGTCGAAGGCCTTCCTCGACAAAACAAGAAACCATACAACAGGATGGGTGCCCAGCAGTGTTTGGACTTGGATGAAGTACCAGAAGATGATCTGGTATCCTCAAAAACCGTCAAAGATTACCTGAAACTCTGTCAAGGATTGTTCTCCACGTACTTGACTGGTGAACTTGATGTTCTTGAATCATCGCCGACAAATAATGTTAAGTATGAATCAAAGAGTAAAGGTTACGGCGTATACAGCCAAACTGAAATGCGAAAGTTGGTTACACATTTCGAAACGTTGGACGGCTGGAAAAAATGGGGGTTCCTGCTGCTGGCATATACTGGCGCTCGTAGAAGTGAAATCGCTAACCTGAAGGTATCGGATGTTCGCTTAGACGATGATAGCCAGCGATACTACATTATGATTGAGGACAGCAAAACGGAGGCTGGTATTCGGCAGGTTCCTATTTCGCTTCGCCTAATCGATATGGGATTTTTGAATTACCTAGAGGGCAAACATCGTAGCGACAAGCTATTCCCTGAAATTTCGTATAGCAATCAGGTAACACGGATCTTCCACGCGATAAGAGACAACTTGGAAATTAATTATCTTAATGATTTCAAAGAAAGGCGCATTGTACATAGCTTTCGGCATACCTTTATTACTGAAGCCTTATCAAAAAATAATGCCCTTACTCTTGTTCAGCAAACCGTTGGGCATGAACATTCAGGTCATAAGGAAACTCAGACTTATACGGGCAGAATGAGGATTTCCGACTTGATTTCGGTGATAGATAGTATTGATTGGATTTAA